One genomic region from Solwaraspora sp. WMMD792 encodes:
- a CDS encoding DUF1775 domain-containing protein, translating to MNRFRRGAAALLGAALLGLLGAVLPGLAPAALVTLWSAAPAAAHTQLAGAAPNGAGATTLTFTFDHGCDNADTNELVVEMPAGAIAGSTTGQPPGWAAEVTPSRVSWTGPAISAEQIAAGVAEFSVLVRLTGTVGQTFWFPAAQRCVDGDSYEWSDTGPGAERPAPSLIATNAVLAPAPPAAPADRPAGGGGASVAQALTAVGLLVVGAGLVGYRLSGR from the coding sequence ATGAACAGGTTCCGACGAGGTGCCGCAGCACTACTCGGTGCGGCACTGCTGGGGCTGCTCGGCGCGGTGCTGCCAGGGCTGGCGCCGGCGGCGCTGGTGACGCTCTGGTCGGCGGCGCCGGCGGCGGCCCACACCCAGCTGGCCGGCGCGGCCCCGAACGGTGCCGGTGCCACCACGTTGACCTTCACCTTCGACCACGGCTGCGACAACGCGGACACCAACGAGCTGGTGGTCGAAATGCCGGCCGGGGCGATCGCCGGTTCGACGACCGGACAGCCGCCCGGGTGGGCTGCCGAGGTCACCCCCAGCAGGGTCAGCTGGACCGGGCCGGCGATCAGCGCCGAGCAGATCGCCGCCGGGGTCGCCGAGTTCTCGGTGCTGGTCCGGTTGACCGGGACGGTCGGGCAGACCTTCTGGTTCCCGGCGGCGCAGCGGTGCGTCGACGGCGACAGCTACGAGTGGTCGGACACCGGGCCGGGTGCCGAGCGGCCCGCCCCGTCGCTGATCGCGACCAACGCGGTGCTCGCGCCGGCACCACCGGCCGCTCCGGCCGATCGGCCGGCCGGCGGTGGCGGTGCCAGTGTCGCGCAGGCGTTGACCGCCGTAGGGCTGCTGGTGGTCGGTGCCGGTCTGGTCGGCTACCGACTGAGCGGACGGTGA